One Ranitomeya variabilis isolate aRanVar5 chromosome 5, aRanVar5.hap1, whole genome shotgun sequence DNA window includes the following coding sequences:
- the LOC143773994 gene encoding zona pellucida sperm-binding protein 4-like has translation MGCKMAGVGIGLVFWIWCVCCSDAKNLWDASSHLHCGVESMELSFPLLIEDIAFSLTVLDFQGEPHVLGNNSACGFWISKKLNGTVLVIAAYDGCYMIEEDNEYVMTLILEEIVNGQVEQYKVEKRCPVIAVMDAPSASECSAVSQADKLSCVKAPVSREVCEEVGCCFSNDFTVPCYYGKKLTTQCTSDNLMTVAVSKDLTKPSLNLTSVHVVGLDSSSCARLSMSMSASFAVFQFPLSCVGFHQVVEGPIVYESTIEAVRNTISWQGSTITRDSTMRVTVRCSYFQTDLIPLQVGVSTLPPPFPITTSGPLLMEMRIAQDVSYSSYFLEEHYPVVKVLRDPVYLEVRLLHRTDPNLVLVLNDCWATNSADSTLLPQWPILLNRCPFDGDNYISQSVPVGGPTQSLPFPNHYKRFVVKTFTFVDQGAQIALEGLIYFHCSASVCVPSAMDNCVTSCSSRNRRMAEDVEPELLANVVTSDGPVEFLPIETEALNLKGHTYSKYSKLDVVRAITVGGVVMSVFVVFLGVWFHCRTQSKKKHELNA, from the exons ATGGGGTGTAAGATGGCAGGGGTGGGCATTGGGCTGGTGTTCTGGATATGGTGTGTTTGTTGTAGTGATGCAAAGAATTTATGGGATGCCTCTTCACATCTCCATTGTGGTGTTGAAAGCATGGAGTTGTCCTTCCCTCTATTGATAGAGGATATTGCATTTTCATTGACTGTTCTAG ACTTTCAGGGAGAGCCTCATGTCCTTGGCAATAACTCTGCTTGTGGGTTCTGGATAAGCAAGAAACTAAATGGCACAGTGCTGGTTATTGCTGCTTATGACGGATGCTACATGATTGAGGAG GACAACGAATATGTGATGACTCTAATCTTGGAAGAGATCGTAAATGGACAAGTTGAGCAATATAAGGTGGAAAAGAGATGTCCTGTTATAGCAG TTATGGATGCTCCAAGCGCAAGTGAATGTTCAGCAGTGAGTCAAGCAGACAAGCTTTCTTGTGTGAAGGCCCCAGTGTCTCGAGAAGTTTGCGAGGAAGTTGGGTGCTGTTTCTCAAATGACTTTACAGTTCCATGTTACTATGGAAAGAAAT TGACCACACAGTGCACAAGTGACAATCTCATGACAGTTGCTGTTTCCAAAGATCTTACAAAGCCATCACTGAACTTGACTTCAGTCCATGTGGTTGGTTTGGACTCTTCGTCTTGTGCTCGTTTGTCAATGTCCATGAGTGCGTCATTTGCCGTTTTCCAGTTCCCTTTATCCTGTGTTGGATTTCATCAG GTAGTTGAAGGACCAATAGTCTATGAGAGCACTATTGAAGCTGTAAGAAATACCATCTCCTGGCAAGGATCCACAATTACAAGGGACAGCACGATGCG GGTGACTGTACGATGCAGCTATTTCCAAACTGACCTTATTCCTTTGCAAGTTGGAGTATCCACTCTACCACCACCATTTCCCATTACTACCTCTGGGCCACTGTTAATGGAGATGAGGATTGCACAAG ATGTGTCCTACTCCTCTTACTTCCTCGAGGAGCATTACCCTGTGGTTAAAGTACTCAGAGATCCGGTCTACTTGGAAGTCCGCCTCTTGCATAGAACCGATCCCAATCTTGTCCTAGTGTTAAACGACTGCTGGGCCACTAACTCCGCAGACTCCACACTCCTTCCTCAATGGCCTATCCTATTGAATAG ATGCCCCTTTGATGGTGACAACTATATTTCCCAGAGTGTACCTGTTGGAGGTCCTACGCAAAGCCTGCCTTTCCCAAATCACTATAAACGTTTTGTAGTGAAGACCTTTACATTTGTGGATCAAGGGGCACAAATTGCTCTTGAAGGATTG ATCTACTTCCACTGTAGTGCTTCTGTCTGTGTCCCATCTGCCATGGACAACTGTGTGACTTCATGTTCCTCAAGAAATA GACGTATGGCTGAAGATGTTGAACCAGAACTTTTAGCAAACGTGGTGACTTCAGATGGACCAGTTGAGTTCCTCCCAATTGAGACTGAGGCCTTAAACCTAAAAG GTCACACTTACTCTAAATATTCAAAGTTGGATGTTGTCCGAGCCATTACTGTTGGAGGAGTAGTTATGTCAGTGTTTGTGGTGTTTTTAGGTGTTTGGTTTCATTGTAGGACGCAAAGTAAGAAGAAACATGAACTAAATgcttaa
- the LOC143773995 gene encoding zona pellucida sperm-binding protein 4-like isoform X1, whose protein sequence is MGWSKQHLGLAMLVWCCSFQCLVSGLSRFLDEVSNLQCWPNSMRFSIPTIYDEFNSALFVLDSKGNSQDLRNDSTCGLWVGQNLDSSVTINAAYDGCYVREELGEHVMTLIMEHINNGEVEYDKKDFKCPSLPALDAPSPSDCAAIKTTDRLQCANSSVPRDVCNQLGCCFSPGALPQCYYGNKFTALCTDDGQVLIVLSKELTAPSLIFESAFVHGVDSSSCPLLRTSKNSAFLMFQFPLSCGGGNQVLGNAIVYENTVEATRDVRTWKGSSITRDSTMRLTVRCSYSQTGNLPLYVEVLTLPPPLPVSTTGPLLLEMRIAKDEAYAVYFMDNEYPVTKFLRDPVFLEVHILRRTDPSLVLMLDDCWATSTSDPIQQVQWPILVDGCPFPGDDYRTKQYSVGTPSQRLQYPTHYQRFIVNTFTFLDANDQPSTGGLVYFHCSAAVCVPSATQSCRTSCPQRKRRDIEESGEKITVSKGPVHFIDPKMPSQTKGDMSTSMQAGDIWDYDTQNETSVPDFIGAEKEDPVDGDLIDITKNFPRRVKDFESDDSTLVWLKAVAVGGGIFALTVAVLGVWRCQRSRRPTMYSVKI, encoded by the exons ATGGGTTGGAGTAAGCAGCACCTGGGCCTGGCCATGTTGGTTTGGTGCTGTAGTTTCCAATGTTTAGTCTCTGGCCTTAGCCGTTTTTTAGATGAAGTTTCCAATCTGCAGTGTTGGCCTAATTCTATGAGGTTTTCTATTCCCACCATATATGATGAGTTCAATTCCGCTTTGTTCGTGTTGG ATTCTAAAGGAAATTCTCAAGATCTGCGCAATGACTCCACTTGTGGATTGTGGGTAGGACAAAATCTAGATTCCTCAGTGACCATCAATGCAGCTTATGATGGCTGCTACGTCAGAGAAGAG CTCGGAGAACATGTGATGACTCTGATCATGGAACATATAAATAATGGTGAAGTGGAATATGATAAAAAGGACTTTAAATGTCCTTCATTGCCAG CTTTAGATGCTCCAAGCCCTAGTGACTGTGCTGCTATCAAGACAACTGATCGTCTGCAGTGTGCCAACTCATCTGTCCCTCGGGATGTCTGCAATCAACTAGGATGTTGCTTCTCTCCTGGAGCCTTGCCCCAATGTTATTACGGGAACAAAT TCACTGCCCTATGTACTGATGATGGTCAAGTTCTGATCGTCCTTTCTAAAGAGCTGACTGCACCATCGTTGATCTTTGAATCTGCTTTTGTCCATGGTGTGGATTCCTCATCCTGTCCGTTGCTGAGAACTTCTAAGAATTCAGCTTTTCTAATGTTTCAGTTTCCCCTCTCATGTGGTGGAGGAAATCAG GTCTTGGGTAACGCTATTGTATATGAGAATACAGTTGAAGCCACTAGGGATGTTAGGACATGGAAAGGCTCCTCCATCACAAGAGACAGTACAATGAG GCTGACTGTTCGATGTAGTTATTCTCAGACTGGCAACCTCCCACTATATGTTGAGGTGCTTACTCTGCCACCACCTCTTCCAGTATCAACTACGGGACCTCTGCTGCTGGAGATGAGAATAGCTAAAG ATGAGGCATATGCAGTATACTTCATGGACAATGAGTATCCGGTAACTAAATTTCTAAGAGATCCAGTCTTCTTGGAAGTCCACATTTTGAGAAGAACAGATCCAAGCCTGGTCCTAATGTTGGATGACTGCTGGGCCACGTCTACTTCAGATCCCATACAACAAGTCCAGTGGCCTATACTTGTAGATGG ATGCCCCTTTCCTGGAGATGACTACAGGACAAAGCAGTACTCGGTTGGAACTCCCTCACAGAGATTGCAATACCCAACACACTACCAACGTTTCATTGTCAACACGTTCACATTTCTGGATGCAAATGACCAACCTTCTACTGGTGGACTG GTGTACTTCCACTGCAGTGCCGCCGTTTGTGTCCCGTCTGCTACACAATCCTGCAGAACCTCATGCCCACAAAGAAAAA GACGAGACATTGAGGAAAGTGGCGAGAAGATCACAGTGAGCAAAGGTCCAGTTCACTTCATTGACCCTAAAATGCCATCACAGACAAAGGGTGACATGTCTACTAGCATGCAAG CAGGAGACATCTGGGATTATGATACACAGAATGAAACGTCTGTACCAGATTTCATTGGTGCTGAAAAGGAAGATCCTGTGGACGGGGACTTAATTGACATAACCAAGAATTTCCCCAGAAGAGTCAAAG aCTTTGAATCAGATGACTCCACCCTGGTGTGGCTCAAAGCAGTGGCTGTAGGAGGAGGAATCTTTGCTTTAACGGTGGCAGTACTTGGTGTCTGGCGGTGTCAAAGAAGTCGGAGGCCCACAATGTATTCTGTAAAAATATGA
- the LOC143773995 gene encoding zona pellucida sperm-binding protein 4-like isoform X2: MGWSKQHLGLAMLVWCCSFQCLVSGLSRFLDEVSNLQCWPNSMRFSIPTIYDEFNSALFVLDSKGNSQDLRNDSTCGLWVGQNLDSSVTINAAYDGCYVREELGEHVMTLIMEHINNGEVEYDKKDFKCPSLPALDAPSPSDCAAIKTTDRLQCANSSVPRDVCNQLGCCFSPGALPQCYYGNKFTALCTDDGQVLIVLSKELTAPSLIFESAFVHGVDSSSCPLLRTSKNSAFLMFQFPLSCGGGNQVLGNAIVYENTVEATRDVRTWKGSSITRDSTMRLTVRCSYSQTGNLPLYVEVLTLPPPLPVSTTGPLLLEMRIAKDEAYAVYFMDNEYPVTKFLRDPVFLEVHILRRTDPSLVLMLDDCWATSTSDPIQQVQWPILVDGCPFPGDDYRTKQYSVGTPSQRLQYPTHYQRFIVNTFTFLDANDQPSTGGLVYFHCSAAVCVPSATQSCRTSCPQRKRRDIEESGEKITVSKGPVHFIDPKMPSQTKGDMSTSMQGDIWDYDTQNETSVPDFIGAEKEDPVDGDLIDITKNFPRRVKDFESDDSTLVWLKAVAVGGGIFALTVAVLGVWRCQRSRRPTMYSVKI; encoded by the exons ATGGGTTGGAGTAAGCAGCACCTGGGCCTGGCCATGTTGGTTTGGTGCTGTAGTTTCCAATGTTTAGTCTCTGGCCTTAGCCGTTTTTTAGATGAAGTTTCCAATCTGCAGTGTTGGCCTAATTCTATGAGGTTTTCTATTCCCACCATATATGATGAGTTCAATTCCGCTTTGTTCGTGTTGG ATTCTAAAGGAAATTCTCAAGATCTGCGCAATGACTCCACTTGTGGATTGTGGGTAGGACAAAATCTAGATTCCTCAGTGACCATCAATGCAGCTTATGATGGCTGCTACGTCAGAGAAGAG CTCGGAGAACATGTGATGACTCTGATCATGGAACATATAAATAATGGTGAAGTGGAATATGATAAAAAGGACTTTAAATGTCCTTCATTGCCAG CTTTAGATGCTCCAAGCCCTAGTGACTGTGCTGCTATCAAGACAACTGATCGTCTGCAGTGTGCCAACTCATCTGTCCCTCGGGATGTCTGCAATCAACTAGGATGTTGCTTCTCTCCTGGAGCCTTGCCCCAATGTTATTACGGGAACAAAT TCACTGCCCTATGTACTGATGATGGTCAAGTTCTGATCGTCCTTTCTAAAGAGCTGACTGCACCATCGTTGATCTTTGAATCTGCTTTTGTCCATGGTGTGGATTCCTCATCCTGTCCGTTGCTGAGAACTTCTAAGAATTCAGCTTTTCTAATGTTTCAGTTTCCCCTCTCATGTGGTGGAGGAAATCAG GTCTTGGGTAACGCTATTGTATATGAGAATACAGTTGAAGCCACTAGGGATGTTAGGACATGGAAAGGCTCCTCCATCACAAGAGACAGTACAATGAG GCTGACTGTTCGATGTAGTTATTCTCAGACTGGCAACCTCCCACTATATGTTGAGGTGCTTACTCTGCCACCACCTCTTCCAGTATCAACTACGGGACCTCTGCTGCTGGAGATGAGAATAGCTAAAG ATGAGGCATATGCAGTATACTTCATGGACAATGAGTATCCGGTAACTAAATTTCTAAGAGATCCAGTCTTCTTGGAAGTCCACATTTTGAGAAGAACAGATCCAAGCCTGGTCCTAATGTTGGATGACTGCTGGGCCACGTCTACTTCAGATCCCATACAACAAGTCCAGTGGCCTATACTTGTAGATGG ATGCCCCTTTCCTGGAGATGACTACAGGACAAAGCAGTACTCGGTTGGAACTCCCTCACAGAGATTGCAATACCCAACACACTACCAACGTTTCATTGTCAACACGTTCACATTTCTGGATGCAAATGACCAACCTTCTACTGGTGGACTG GTGTACTTCCACTGCAGTGCCGCCGTTTGTGTCCCGTCTGCTACACAATCCTGCAGAACCTCATGCCCACAAAGAAAAA GACGAGACATTGAGGAAAGTGGCGAGAAGATCACAGTGAGCAAAGGTCCAGTTCACTTCATTGACCCTAAAATGCCATCACAGACAAAGGGTGACATGTCTACTAGCATGCAAG GAGACATCTGGGATTATGATACACAGAATGAAACGTCTGTACCAGATTTCATTGGTGCTGAAAAGGAAGATCCTGTGGACGGGGACTTAATTGACATAACCAAGAATTTCCCCAGAAGAGTCAAAG aCTTTGAATCAGATGACTCCACCCTGGTGTGGCTCAAAGCAGTGGCTGTAGGAGGAGGAATCTTTGCTTTAACGGTGGCAGTACTTGGTGTCTGGCGGTGTCAAAGAAGTCGGAGGCCCACAATGTATTCTGTAAAAATATGA